CAGTGGCTCGGAGCTGTGGATAATGTTCTACAGGAGATCATGAGACACAAGGTTCCCccatgctgctgcttccagtccAAGCACAGGACCCAACAGCCAAATcccagcaggtgctgctgctcaaaAGGGTGTTGGGAAGTGGGAAACTCCCCTTGGGGTTGGGCAAGATCTGTGTGCATTGAACTGCAGGCAGATCGGGGTGCAACCCTGGGTACGTAGGTGCCAGCAGAACAGCACCCATAGGCGTTCTCAAGGAAGGTGTATGGGGCACACAAGCAACCCAGCCAAGAATGGTCACCAAAGGTTGGAGCTCAGGGGACAGGGCCTGGGGAGAAAGGACAGAGAATGAAGCACAGAGCAGACCCTTGCacaaccccagctcctcacCTTGTGGATAAACTGCCTGATGTTCTTCTTCCTCAGGTAGTCCATCAtgtcctaggaaaaaaaaaaataggctgtGAGACAttccccagctcagcacacaccatttccccccaaaaaagaagGCAGAGTGAGGACATAGATTTTAACCATCTCTGGGCACTTCTTGCAGTCCTGCCATCCCAAAGAGCACAAACCCCACAGCAGAGGAGCCAGCTGCCCAAGGTCCCATCACGGCAGGGGGGCCCACCCTGAGAGCTCAGATGTGCCAGGGACTGGATCATCACAATCACTGTGCCACCACCAGCTGTGATACTTCTGTCATTTGAGACAAAAAGTCCTGACAACTGAGGGCTCTCAGCAGACCACCCTGCTGACAGAGGCACTGTGGTGCCTGACTCTGCAATGCCACCACCCTGCCATGGTGCCCCTCACCCGCCGCTCAGCGTCGGTCgtgctcagcagcagtgcaATGAGCAGAGCCATCgccttcagctgcagctgggcatTTGTCCTGTGGGAGGAAGAACAGGAGGATGTGAGAATCACCAGCTCGGAGGATGGGGGTGAATGGTGCTCTGGCCTCTCCACTTACGCCTGCAGGTGGGTGAGAAGGCGGTCCAACGTCACTTCTTTTTTGACCACCTCAAAGAGGAGGCGACTGGTAGGCACCATATTCTCCAAGATAGACAAGGAGAGCTGCTGGATAGATGCATCCACTGCATTCATGTTGACATAACTCACTATCTATGAGACACAAAACCATCTGTCAATGGTAAGCTGAGCCTGGAGCACAAGGATAACAAGGGATCCCACAGGCACAAACTGGACATTGTAGAAAACTCTCACCTTTTTGATGAAGACTGTACTAAGATTTTCCCAGGAAACAAAATCATGCTCCATCAGCTCTGTGAAGGCTTTGAGGGTATGAGCCAGCATCTCCCCTGTACTGGAGGAACAGATGAACAAATATAGTGAGGATGGCTCCAGACCCCATTTGCAGTTGAATATTGATGGGCATGTTAGAAACAGCTAGAGAAGAGAGCAGtgagcaggagaaaggaaagagactGTTGGGTAAGAAAACAGACTTTCACTTAGTCATCCCAGGAAGTCAACTTGCCCAGGAAGTTGACTGGCAGGGGAAGTTCAGTAGTTGGAAAACTACATCACCATGGTACAAAGATCACTGCAGACAAGCCTTCGGGAAAGCTGAACCACCCCATATCCCTCCTTCTACTTCCAAGAAACATGTGCTGCATTGCCTGGTTCCACATTCTCTGTGTGACAGgagctcagaggagctgcacCATCACATCCTGAAAGAGCCACACAGGCAGTGGTATTTGGCAACCAGGGTTTTCTCAAGCTCCCTGCAGAACTCTTGAAGCTAAAACCTCAGGGCAGAGGGATCATTCAGGGTGGCAGGAAtgaggagcagcactggaggCCAAGATGATCACAGTAGGTTTCCTGGTAGCAAACCCCATGAGGCTACAGATAACTCAGCCAGAGAATGGATGGAAGGTTCAAGTCTGGGCACATTCACAAGGAGTCAGGACTGCATATCTGTGGGGACCTTCCCCTGGCTGCCAGcgtgcagggacacagccacagTACAAGCATCAACAAGTCAGGAACACAAAGAGTCCACTCCAACGCCCAGCTTGGAGCTCATGCAGCGTTAGtaagggagaagaaaagccaAGGACTGCAAGGAAAGTCCTGTCCTGATACTAACTCATTCCCTTCTTCCACAATAGAGTAGATTTGCTTCAAGCCATTCCTGCTGATGAACTCTTGAGCAAAGGTAACGTCCTGGGAGAGGCTTGCAAGCTTCTTCAGTGAGTCAGTCTTCACATCCACATTCTTGCTCTGGATCCCGATATACAACTGCTCTGCTTCTTGGTCCTACCAGGAAGGAAAGAATCAACCCAAAGGGGCTCACCGAAAGACAGCAAGAAACTTGAAGGTGGCTGTAAGAGCTGAAGTGCAAGTTTTGGAAGGAGCCTCAGGCTAGAGGAGCCCCACTAAGGAGCTGGACCAAGAAACAAAGCCACCAGAGCAGAGACCAGGtggagctgaggatggaggTCAAACTGGCATGCCACCAAGAACACTTGATGAGTTGGCCTCCACGTCCAAAGTATTTCAAGATGATTTAATATCTCTTCAAATTCCCCCAAGCTCTGCTGAGGGAAAATGAAGGCTGAGACATGTCTCCTGCCTGTGTTATTTCTGCTGGGTCTGAGGCACAGAGAAGGGCCATCATGAGCTCAAGTGACAGAGGCAGTCAGAGGCAGAGGGCTCGGAGCACCCCACTGCAGGGGCACGGAGCACCAGAGCACGCAGAGGAGGACACAGGGGGGCAGAGGGATGTACCGGGGAGGTGGTCAGCCGTAAAATGCTCCCATTCTTAATGTCCCTGCGGTTCTGTAAGGAGAAAAGGAGCCGGTGAGCCGGTGGGCGCtgcagcggcggggccgggggccgggGGATGTCTCACCGACTCGGTGATGTAGGTCTGCCGCCCGTCCGCGTACTGCAGGGCGTAGCGCTCGGCGTTGGGCAGGCTCCACCTGCGGCCACGGGCGGCCGGTCACAGCCCCATTCGGCTGGTGCCGGCAGCCACCGGCTCACCGCAGCCCGGTCACGGGCTGTCACGACTCGCAGGCAGCGAGTGCGGTACTCACGCATCACAGACGTCCTTGAGCACTGAGGCGAGCGGCTTGGTCTGCGAGAGGGAGGCCGGCCGTGAGCCGGGgtggggggcgcggggcggggtGCGGGGGTGCCGGGCAGTACCTGCTGGAGCTCGATGAGTTGCGGGATGGCTCCCACCATCTGGATGGCGATCTTCACCACGTCCTTGGGCGGCGGCATGGCTCCCGCGGCGGCTCCGCACCGCCGGCAGTTCCGGGTTGTTGCCGCCGCCTCCCCTCACGGAGGGCCCGGCCGCCGCACCGAGGCCTTGTGCCACCaccccagccccgggcaggccCGGCCCCCTCACCTGAGCTGACGCGGGTGTGGCAGGACCCACCTCCGGCAGCAGGACAGGGcctcctgctgggaaaggaaCCCCATCCCCTGGGCTAGGGCAGAGAGGAGGCACAGGCTGCGGCAAGGTGAGAAACTCTGGAAAGTTTTTGTTTATTCACGTCAGAGAACACTCTGTACAAATATGACAggcaattttctttccttgcaaaaaaaaaaaaaaaaagtataaaaataatctttatatATGAATCAAAAGTTCATTTGCAACTGTAAATTTTTCTCTAGGTATCCTTTTTGAGAGGTCTAACTGGTGGTGGACATGAACACTGGGAAGAAGGGCAAGAGCCAGGCAGTACATGAAGAGCTCGAGCTGCACCAAAGCCGCGGAGCCTTGTTAACAGGCAGGACCAAGGGATTCCGGTCAACTTCCATGTGGAGGGGGGAAGGCTCAGGGACTGGCAGCACACAGGCTGGAAGTTCACCCCTCAGAGAGGTCTCACACCTCAGCTGtcttgccagcagcagctgcctgctgccaaaCTAGTGTCCCATTGCTCCTCCCGAGTTCTTCGTGCTTTCCCCAAAGAAGCTGATTTGTTACTGAAGAAATGAACAGTCCTTGTGGAGGAGTCCAATGCAGAATGAGAGGGCCTGAGGAGCCACTCCAGGGACACAGGTCCCAAGCACATGCTCTTCTCACCTCTGCAGGCTCTTCATACTTTACATCCCTTAGTGCTGGTGCTGTAGCTGGTTGTGTGGGTCACAGGCAGTGAGCAGCTACGCAGAGAAATTAAACATCAGCTGTTTAAGTGCATGGCTAGAAGCTccatctgcagcagccagccatGGCCTGGCCTGGCTCTCTGTTCAGCAGTCTGCGGAGCAGGAAAGGCAGGACAGCTGCTTCCACTGTGGTGGCAGGAAGACGTGCAAAACTAAAGACACTCACAGGATCTGACCAAAACCCAAAGCTGGGGCTTGCAAAATACAATACAAATTCCATCAGGACATTTTTACTCTAACTAAACTGCACAAGGTCCCAGCCTGGTACCAGCTGATGATCCTAAAGAAGCCAACAGCAGACCTTTTGTTACAAAGCAATGAAGAAAATCTTGCAGAAAAATGATTCAGAGAAAACATCGCAGTAGGTAAAGACCTGCCACAGGATCAGGAACTGGGAGTGTGGGTATGGGCACTAAGGGAGCAAATTCAAATATACAGAAAACCTGATCCTGAGagaaaaaagggtaaaaaaatcTCACTATTTTGACAACACCTACATAACCTGTCACAGCAAAATACTACTGAATTGTAACTGCTTGGTCACCTTTCAGATAGTTGCAAGTTCAAGTGCAGTGGTTGGAAAAACCCACCTATTTGCAAATATGAGCAGGCTCTGATGTCCCTGGAGTACCTTACAGGCACCAGCTGAAGCAGTCTTATCCTTTGAAACATCTCTTCAGTcaggcaaaaccaaaaattaaaaataaaaccatactGGCACCTCTGCTTTAGCCCTGTAaaaacagcacagctgctggacAAGGAGCTGGAGCCCCTGGGGTTGTGCATCAGAAGGCTGGTGAAAACAGACCCAGCATTCCTGCTGATGCACCAACAGGGAAAGGCCCAGTGCTCCTGGGTCCTACAAGGAGCACTCAGCTCCTGAATCCCACTAGGAGGCACAGCTGGctaaaaaaagtgctttttgtaAAACATACTAGCTCGGTCTGAAGTCACTGAAAGAAATAGACACTTtggtgccatttttttttttcctcttgatgcctttcagaaataaaactacCCCaatctgcagaaataaaactacCCCAATCTGAAGCACTAACACAAAGAAATCTAAGTAACACCCTCCGGGCTTGTGAACTGATCATGGTATTGGGGCTCCTTGTAGCAGCTGGTACCTAGGAGGTGCAAAGTGCCTCTGGGAGTGCAGGAAAAACCAAGGCATGCAGATTGGAGGAAGCTCAGAGAGGCACGTGGGCAAATTCTGCAGGTGAACTGGGAACACTCAAAACACAGACCCTTTGAAGTGAGGCCCAGGATCCAGTGGAGAGATGCGGGGGGAAAGCTGCACGTGCGTCTTGCACGTGCACCAGAGGAAGAAGCAAACTACGGGGAGGCTCCCAGCCTGCAAGTCCACATCTCTTGGTTCTGAGTCCATTTGAGAGCATCTCTGAATTACTCGGCCATCGAGCTCTAGCACAAAAGGAATCCAAAAATATATACTTTCCAAAGAGTTACAAAACAGTCCGTGTTTGCAGGGCTCACAGCTGCACTGAGAAGTCAGAGGTTGAGGACAGGCACATCAAAGAGGTCACAAACACCTTCACTCTCATCCAGGTTATAGATGTAGTCGTGATCTCCAGGTGGAGGGGAGAGGCGGAGCAAGGGAGCAAATACTGGGGAAAGAGAAGCCCGGGGTTGGTTACAAAGCTCAGCACTCCCACCCCAGCTGTGAGCTGCCAATGGCACTGAGCAGCGCAGCCACCTCACAGGAACAGTCTTTGAGGTCACTTCAGTCAGCCTCACAGAACTGAAGAGACTCTTGGCTCTCACACCTCTCTCAGGAACTGGCAGGACAGCAAGAACTGAGTCTGTGTCCAGAGCCCAGAAAAGATGAGGGCGAGTCTGCAGTCACAAGGCTGCCAGCTGGGTAAAGTCACACAGCATAGTCTTCCTCCCAGGAAGGCCACACCATGATAGGAGACTCTGAGACTCACCTTCAGATGACAtcagctcttccagcagctcagagtTCACACATTCTGGGGAAGAGACAAGCATGGTAGCAAAACAGTCTGCTCTCCTGGTCTGCTCCTGAGTAGTTCCCCACTTTCCCCACCCTTGTTATCCCTTCTCTGGCTAAGGCACAGCATGTGCAGCAGGCAGTGAAAGGAAGCTTGTGCTTAAAAGAGATAAAACCATGTAGTAAAAGTAATTCCAGCACAAAAACACTATGAGAGAACTCCAGCTTCTGTGGCTTAGATTGCACAGCCTtaaagcagctgcctgtgccagggcaacATTACTGGGATCACACAGAGGATGAGAGGCTGCATGGAGTGTGCTGCAAGGACCGttcctctgagctctgcagtgctgctctcctccagtCCTGAGTGTTGCCTCTGTAGCTGTGGACTCTGTTTTGTCCTTTGCTCCTGGATTTTTTATCTTCCCCCTCCAAACTGGGAAGAATACTCCATAAAACCACATACTTTACCATAGACAGTAAACATCTCCTTTACAATCCACATAGTGACACAGTAGAGTTACTTTGGGTAAGTTAGATCTCCTACACGGCTGGGGCTTTGCAGCAGTTTATATCTCACATTGTGAACTCAAACTTACTTTTCAGATGTACTTAGACATCATCAAGACTTCATCCACTATCTGCAGCAGAGGTGCTGGGCAAGGAGGAAGGATGTTCTCCAGGCTGACTGTGGAGCCCAGGGCTAAGAGCACACAGATTGGAGACTCACATGCGTCTGTGTTTGGGTCTGTGGGGATTTTTACCCAAAGGCAGCACCTTCACAAAGCATCTGCTACAGCATGAAACTAGGGTCAGCTGTTGTACATCTCCTGTGACCACCACTGAAGTGCTTGGGTGTACTtggccctgcctggctgtggagCTACAAAGTATTTGGCCAGCagtgaagagaaataaatgtaCTGATAAAGTTTCCCAGTTTAGGTTTATGTCAGACCAAATTCCTTCACCTTTTCTGCTCTTAACCCAGAGTCTGTTCCACCATTAGGCAGCAACCCACAGATATTCCTTGGGCAGAGTCAGAATTCCAAACACAAGTAACAACATCTCCCTCCCCTACTGCTCCAAAATTACTAgctcctccaccaccaccactgaGAAGTATTTTGAAGAGAGAACACTATCTCCTCAGATTATTTGCTTGGATTAGCTTTAGGCAGCTAAAGCTGAAACAAGACTTagcagggatttttcttttccatactGCTGACAAGCTGAAGGAGGAGCATGGAAAGGCCGAACATGGATTAGCGTCGGCATGGGGACAGGAAAGCCCTTGCTGCTGCGCTGCAGGCAAGATCTAAGAGAGGTTGCTGGAAACatggagacagaaaaatacataCAGAAACCAGTAATTTTAAGAATGTCTAACTACTCTTTAGCAAAGGGCCAGCAGCCACCAATGACCACAAGCACCTTACAAAACCACATCCACAAAATAATCCAAAAGGGAGCAAATCAAACTAATTGTCCCTTTTCTGTGGATAGAtgggcacagaaaaaaagctgtggtCAGGGAATGAACGTACCTCTCATTGGATCAAACATCTCTGACAGCTCTTTGGGAAGTTCCAGTACTGCAAATACAACAAACCAGATGGTTTGGATCATTACATGAAGAGTCTGAAATGCTTTACAGCAGAATCACCCATAAACCTACTGTGCTCCTTAGACACCCAAATCATCCAGAAATTCTGTTCCCACACTCCGTGTCAGATATTTCTGCTGCAATGACAAGCAACAAAACACTTGAGCGCCActactttaaaataaacttgTAGGAGCCCTGGGACATGAACATGTTATCACAGTCAGCAGCTGTGTCTGTAAACCTCACCCAGTACACTGCCTTGATTACCTTGTGTAGGATGAGGACATGCCTTTGGAGAGGCACAGTGATAAGATATATGCACATCCAAGGCCTAATTCCACAACCAAGATGACTCCACAGCTCATGCCTCTCTGAGAcatgccagcagcagaggtgaaAAAAGCACTGAGTGAGCTGCGTTTGAATaagatttcttcttctaaccATAACCCAACCTCGAGTGTTTCTGCAGGGAAGTTGGGCTTCAAAACATTCCAGCAGTGTGGCTTACCTAGAGGATGCTTTTCTCTCCTTGGGCCAGCCTGCCATTTCCTGGCATAAAGCTCCAGGATTCCTTTTTTAAAGCACATCAAGGAGCTCCCCAAATATATACCGCAGGGTCACTAAGAACACAAGATCACTAAAGACAGATGAAGTATTCCTGagcaaaggaggaaaagggagacaAGAGCTCTCCTAATACAGAAAACTCCCCGAGTTACAAAGGTGCTCTCAGTGGTGGCTGAAAATTCTGTAGCTTCAAGCAGTCTCAAAAACAGGACCTTACTCTACAGAAAGGTTTGAAAGGGAATAACCCTACATGCAACAGCAGAGACGTGTGTCATGAGGGTGTCCCTCGCAGATTTTCTAGTACTGATgtcacagaaagcagcaggacaCTAGACAAGACACAGTCACCTTGTCACCATGTTTCCTGGCAGCCTCACAGGGCAATGCCTACTCATCCTTTGCAGACTCTGGCTGACAGCAAAGGCAGAATGGAGTTCAGCTCCTTCCTCCAGGCCCAGCAGCCTTTCCCtcactcccagcagcaggattttggagcaACACATGAAATAAGCAGCATACTCACCTCCTGTGGGGTCAGGCTTGATGGGCTCAAAGGAGGTAGAAGTGCTGGGCAGGACGGAGCTGCTGTCCAGCGAGGCTGaggactgcagcagctgtgtgtcCAACGCCGCCGGCTGGCCCTCGAAGTCACCACTGCCCTTGGACTCTGCTGCCGGGACATCGCACTCTGGGAACAGCCACAGACACACCCAGGAATGTCATCTCCCACCAGcccaaaggcagctgcagcacacactCAGCCCTcgctggcagtgctggccaggcagctgcacagggagaagctttcctgctttcctccagGTCCATATTTGGACATATTTCCTGCTGATCAATGAACCTGCATGACCAGCTTCTCCCCTACAGCTGCTCGTACCAGTTGGCACTACCTGCTAAAGCCAAGTGCCTGATctccctgagcacagccagtcCCACTAACCAAGGCCAAAGGAAGGGCAGCAAAGGCAGCGATGCCCCTTTGCCAGGAGCTCTCAACACTGCACATCCGAGGTCCAGCCCCAACAGAGCCAAGGAATGTACCCTGCTCTACCAGCCACCAGCCCGTTTCTGCCTCCTGTAGCTCCCTCTCACCTGTGCCTGCGTTTTTCTGTGTGGGAGGCCCATGGTCCTGAGTGCTGGTGGGTGTTGGTGTGgagggctgggtgctgctgggaacAGAGGCCTCCTGGAAGTGCGTGAGTGGTGGGATTTGCAGTTTCGAGGGTGCAGCTGCCTGGCACTGAATGAGGTCTTCagggggagggacagggagtACGACAGGAGGAGAGCTCCAAGTATCTTTGTTTACTAGGAGAACATCAATGGGACCACTTGTGCTCTTCAGGTGGATCTGGTATTTCTTCTGTCCATTTAAGccctgaaaaaaatcaaaatcaaaacacagacttaacattaaaaaacatttttaaatagcatATCAATTTTCCACAGGCAAAACATACATGtacaggcacacacacagagcccctgcACTCTGCCCATAAATTTCTCACTCACCTCAGGGACAGGAACCTCCAGACGTGTGCCAGATGGGGCTCGGATCACGAGGAGGGTGTCTCCTGTGAAAACAGAAGCAGTCAGGGCTCCTGGGCACAAGCTGTTGTGATGTTAATTAAGCACTGGTGAAGAGCCCCTCCTCAACGCCCCCCCCTCTCCTGGCAATCCTCCATGGAAGGAAGACATCTACACCCCAAGCACATCATACAGTTCCTGATGTGCCAACGGTCCAGGGCACAAAGAACCTGCAAAGCTTCTCCCAATGCAACCCTGAAGTTTTTTAGCAGTGTCCTTATCAAGactaatttctcttttccttggaaGAACTGGCTTAAATCCACTCTTAAGAAGACTGAATCCTAAGGGAAATATCCTTCATTCTGCTGTCACAAGCTTTTAGATATGAATTAGGAACAAAAGAGCTGTACTGCCAGCAGAGAGATGGGGTTGAACCAGGCTCAAAACCAGGCTGCCAACCTCAGGCTGGTGTCCCAACACCCGAAACAACACTCCCCAGTCTCTGCTGGCCAGAGCTGCCTTAGTTGGACTGGATCCTCCACAGAGTCCAGCACACGTGGGGCTGGAAGCCAGGCTGACAGCATCCTTCCTTTCCAAGTTCTGCAGCTCCTTAAGACCTGCACCCTAATAACTCAACAGTCACAGgcaagcagctcccagcccataTCTGGGTTTAGAGAAACATGAACAGAGAAATAACAGAGCTGTGAATATCTGACATATTTAGATCAAGCAGCTTGCAGCTTTCACTTTGAATGTTTAAGCTTTAGTGTGGTTAATATCCACAATTCCCCAGTATTCTGATTAAGCTTCACGTGGTACTTGACACAGAAAATCCCCAGAGTGATGAGAGTGGACAGCAGAAAAGCACATCCCTTAACTTCAGGCTGGCAATCAAAAGTCAGATCAGCAAAAGGTAAAAGGATTAAAAACAACATGGGATTTGTCAATTGGATAGGACTTGTTTAACAAACCTGCActtaagaaaaatgtgaaaaacatttaaaatgcatcaTAAAGCTCAAAGACAGCTCAAGCTGTAAGACCTGTTAGTTTCAAAGTCAGGTGCTAGGTTTCTATCTCCTTTGATAAGTATGTCCCAAATACTTGTACAAAACAGCACCCAGTAAGTTTCCACTTCCTTTTTGAATCTGCAAGTGCAAAACGCATCACAGCAACAGATGCAGAAATTAGGTTTCCCAGTCACTAAAAACTGACATActcttacttctttttttttaaaattggtCTCTATTTAACAAGAGTCCAAGAGTGGAAATCTTGGAGCAATCAAGTTCAATAGCAGTCAATTAGAAAAACCAACAGCTGAAAATCAGCCTGCACCACAGGTTGAGATCACAAGTGGTCCACCAAAGAACCTCTGTAAGACTCAGGTgttcaggagaggaaaaagagccATATAAGGCATATTCATACAGGAAAACTGGCAAGCAATGGAAAACCATGGATTAAAACCTCCATTTTAGAGGGAACTGACACCTATCCTCAGTAAGATCTAATCTCTGCATGTTTTGGTGAGGTCTGACCTCAAACACAAAGTGGTTTACAAAAACCAGGTGCAATGAAATGCAAAACACTCAACCAGCCAAGCAATGAGCTGTCTGTTGGTCTCCAGTAAACTCTTCCAGACT
This Vidua chalybeata isolate OUT-0048 chromosome 11, bVidCha1 merged haplotype, whole genome shotgun sequence DNA region includes the following protein-coding sequences:
- the E2F4 gene encoding transcription factor E2F4 isoform X1 produces the protein MRGPGAGGGGGQMAECGAQPPGGGSGAAGAPSRHEKSLGLLTTKFVSLLQEAKDGVLDLKLAADTLAVRQKRRIYDITNVLEGIGLIEKKSKNSIQWKGVGPGCNTREIAHKLIELKADIEDLEQREQELEQQKMWVQQSIKNVTEDMQNSRLAYVTHEDICKCFTGDTLLVIRAPSGTRLEVPVPEGLNGQKKYQIHLKSTSGPIDVLLVNKDTWSSPPVVLPVPPPEDLIQCQAAAPSKLQIPPLTHFQEASVPSSTQPSTPTPTSTQDHGPPTQKNAGTECDVPAAESKGSGDFEGQPAALDTQLLQSSASLDSSSVLPSTSTSFEPIKPDPTGVLELPKELSEMFDPMRECVNSELLEELMSSEVFAPLLRLSPPPGDHDYIYNLDESEGVCDLFDVPVLNL
- the E2F4 gene encoding transcription factor E2F4 isoform X2 — its product is MRGPGAGGGGGQMAECGAQPPGGGSGAAGAPSRHEKSLGLLTTKFVSLLQEAKDGVLDLKLAADTLAVRQKRRIYDITNVLEGIGLIEKKSKNSIQWKGVGPGCNTREIAHKLIELKADIEDLEQREQELEQQKMWVQQSIKNVTEDMQNSRLAYVTHEDICKCFTGDTLLVIRAPSGTRLEVPVPEGLNGQKKYQIHLKSTSGPIDVLLVNKDTWSSPPVVLPVPPPEDLIQCQAAAPSKLQIPPLTHFQEASVPSSTQPSTPTPTSTQDHGPPTQKNAGTECDVPAAESKGSGDFEGQPAALDTQLLQSSASLDSSSVLPSTSTSFEPIKPDPTGECVNSELLEELMSSEVFAPLLRLSPPPGDHDYIYNLDESEGVCDLFDVPVLNL